One stretch of Sphingomonas rosea DNA includes these proteins:
- a CDS encoding DUF3008 family protein, whose protein sequence is MPAKSAAQQKAAGAALSAKRGDTPKSKLRGASKSMASSMSENELEKMAKTSRKGKPEHKS, encoded by the coding sequence ATGCCAGCTAAATCAGCAGCTCAACAGAAAGCCGCCGGTGCGGCTCTTTCGGCGAAGCGGGGCGACACACCGAAGAGCAAGCTTCGAGGTGCGTCGAAGTCGATGGCCTCGTCGATGAGCGAGAACGAGCTTGAGAAGATGGCCAAGACCAGCCGCAAGGGAAAACCCGAGCACAAATCGTGA